Proteins from a genomic interval of Rhizobium etli CFN 42:
- a CDS encoding carbohydrate ABC transporter permease, with product MSNAMRTPAGAISVERYQGAVAEGRLRRLWNANAPGYLFLLPWLVGFFGLTLGPALISLYLSFTDFDMLQSPRWVGMANYVRIATADPKFSAAMDVTLTYVVFSVPFKLTFALLVAMALNRGLRGLTVYRAIFYLPSLLGGSVAIAVLWRQLFASDGLVNAALSQFGIEGPSWISHPNYSIYTLVALSVWQFGSPMIIFLAGLRQIPQDMYEAASLDGASKFRQFYKITLPLLTPVIFFNAVVQTIEAFKAFTPAFIISGGTGGPINSTLFYTLYLYQEAFGNFRMGYASALAWILVVIIAIFTAFSFLTSRYWVHYDD from the coding sequence ATGAGCAATGCGATGCGCACGCCCGCAGGGGCTATATCAGTGGAAAGATATCAGGGAGCCGTGGCCGAGGGACGCTTGCGTCGTCTCTGGAATGCCAATGCTCCCGGCTATCTCTTCCTTCTGCCATGGCTCGTCGGCTTTTTCGGGCTGACGCTCGGGCCGGCCCTGATTTCGCTCTACCTCTCCTTCACCGACTTCGACATGCTTCAGTCGCCGCGGTGGGTGGGAATGGCGAATTACGTGCGCATCGCCACGGCGGATCCGAAATTCTCGGCCGCCATGGACGTCACCCTGACTTACGTCGTCTTCTCCGTACCGTTCAAGCTGACCTTCGCCCTGCTGGTCGCCATGGCCCTCAACCGCGGCCTGCGCGGCTTGACCGTCTATCGCGCCATCTTCTATCTGCCGTCGCTCCTCGGCGGCAGCGTCGCGATCGCCGTGCTATGGCGTCAGCTTTTCGCCAGCGATGGTCTCGTCAACGCCGCGCTCTCGCAGTTCGGAATCGAAGGTCCAAGCTGGATCTCGCACCCGAACTATTCGATCTACACGCTGGTGGCGCTGTCGGTCTGGCAGTTCGGCTCGCCGATGATCATCTTTTTGGCAGGTCTTCGCCAGATCCCGCAGGATATGTATGAGGCCGCGAGCCTCGACGGCGCCTCGAAATTCCGGCAGTTCTACAAGATCACCCTGCCGCTTCTGACGCCGGTGATCTTCTTCAACGCCGTCGTGCAGACGATCGAAGCCTTCAAGGCCTTCACGCCGGCCTTCATCATATCCGGCGGCACCGGCGGCCCGATCAATTCGACGCTCTTCTACACGCTCTATCTCTATCAGGAAGCCTTCGGCAATTTCCGCATGGGCTACGCCTCGGCGCTTGCCTGGATCCTGGTGGTGATCATCGCGATCTTCACCGCCTTCTCCTTCCTGACCTCGCGTTACTGGGTGCACTACGATGACTGA
- a CDS encoding Gfo/Idh/MocA family protein, with protein sequence MAAMEKRDMSIKTVAIVGCGIGRSHIVEGYLPHSDKFKVAAICDLNEERLAAVGDEFGIERRTTSFEELLADETIDIIDICTPPGVHLEQVVAALGAGKHVVCEKPLTGSLAGVDRIMEAEKAAKGVLMPIFQYRYGDGIQKAKRIIDAGIAGKPYTASVETFWLRKPEYYAVPWRGKWATELGGVLVTHALHLHDMLMHLMGPAARVFGRVATRVNDIEVEDCASASLLMENGAFVSLSCTLGSQEQISRLRLHFENVTFESTHEPYTPGKDPWKIIAANDDVRQKIDRVVGDWQPVAPRFTTQMGQFHAFLSGNGPLPVTTADARRALELVTAIYQSSDSGAEVPLPVGPDSPKYADWRARTK encoded by the coding sequence ATGGCGGCGATGGAAAAGAGAGACATGAGCATCAAGACCGTCGCGATCGTCGGCTGCGGCATCGGCCGTTCGCATATCGTCGAAGGCTATCTGCCACATTCCGACAAGTTCAAGGTGGCGGCGATCTGCGATCTGAACGAAGAACGTCTGGCTGCCGTCGGCGACGAATTCGGCATCGAGCGCCGCACGACCTCCTTCGAGGAGTTGCTGGCCGACGAGACCATCGACATCATCGATATCTGCACGCCCCCGGGCGTGCATCTGGAGCAAGTGGTCGCCGCCCTCGGTGCCGGCAAACACGTCGTCTGCGAGAAACCACTGACGGGCTCGCTGGCAGGAGTCGATAGGATCATGGAAGCGGAAAAGGCAGCCAAGGGCGTGCTGATGCCGATCTTCCAGTACCGTTACGGCGATGGCATCCAGAAGGCCAAGCGGATCATCGATGCCGGCATCGCCGGCAAGCCCTATACGGCTTCCGTCGAAACCTTCTGGCTGCGCAAACCGGAATATTACGCCGTGCCCTGGCGCGGCAAATGGGCGACGGAACTCGGCGGCGTGCTCGTCACCCATGCGCTGCATCTGCACGACATGCTGATGCATCTGATGGGCCCGGCGGCAAGGGTCTTCGGCCGCGTCGCCACCCGCGTCAACGATATCGAGGTCGAGGACTGCGCCTCTGCAAGCCTGCTGATGGAAAACGGCGCCTTTGTCTCGCTGTCCTGCACGCTGGGTTCGCAGGAGCAGATCAGCCGGTTGAGGCTGCACTTCGAAAACGTCACCTTCGAAAGCACGCACGAACCTTATACGCCGGGCAAGGACCCCTGGAAAATTATCGCGGCCAATGATGACGTCAGGCAGAAGATCGACCGAGTGGTCGGCGATTGGCAGCCGGTCGCGCCGCGATTCACCACGCAGATGGGACAGTTCCACGCCTTCCTCAGCGGCAATGGACCGCTGCCGGTGACAACAGCGGATGCGCGCCGCGCGCTCGAACTTGTCACCGCAATCTACCAATCCTCCGACAGCGGCGCTGAAGTGCCGCTGCCGGTCGGTCCGGACAGTCCGAAATACGCCGACTGGCGCGCAAGAACGAAGTAA
- a CDS encoding GcvT family protein has protein sequence MTKALPKTAKAVVIGGGIIGCSTAYHLGKLGWTDTVLLERKKLTSGTTFHAAGLVGQLRTSANITQLLGYSVDLYKRLETETGLGTGWKMNGGLRLACNEERWTEVKRQATTAQSFGLEMQLLTPQEAFDLWPLMTIDDLVGAAFLPTDGQANPSDITQALAKGARISGVSIFEDTEVLDLDIDKGKIRAVMTAEGRIECERVVVCAGQWTRAFAARFGVNVPLVSVEHQYTITESFGVPSNLPTLRDPDRLTYYKEEVGGIVMGGYEPNPIAWAKDGIPQGFHYTLLDSNFEHFEQIMEQALGRVPALENVGVKQLLNGPESFTPDGNFILGEAPELKNFFVGAGFNAFGIASAGGAGMALAEWVAKGEPPYDLWPVDIRRFGRPHFDTDWVRTRTLEAYGKHYTMAWPFEEHSSGRPCRKSPLYDRLKAQGACFGEKLGWERPNWFADLFANEEPKDIYSYARQNWFEAAGREHKAVREAAVIFDQTSFAKFVLKGSDAEAALSWMASNDVARPVGSLIYTQMLNDRGGIECDLTVARITENEYYIVTGTGFATHDFDWIARNIPAGMHAELVDVTSAYCVLSLMGPNSRAVLEKVTGSDVSNAAFPFGRVRTIGISGCPVRALRITYVGELGYELHIPVEYATTVYDVLMAAGGEFGLVNAGYRAIESCRLEKGYRAWGSDIGPDHTPVEAGLGWAVKIRKNIPFRGREAIERQLKEGVKKRLACFIPDDPDTVLLGRETIYRDGKRVGWLSSGGFGYTLGKAIGYGYVRNAGGVTEDFILSGSYELDVARERIPCKVSLAPLYDPGMARVKA, from the coding sequence ATGACAAAAGCATTACCGAAGACGGCAAAGGCCGTGGTCATCGGCGGCGGCATCATCGGCTGCTCGACAGCCTATCATCTCGGCAAGCTCGGCTGGACCGATACCGTCCTGCTCGAACGCAAGAAGCTGACCTCCGGCACCACTTTCCACGCCGCCGGCCTCGTCGGCCAGCTGCGCACGAGCGCCAACATCACCCAGCTGCTCGGTTATTCCGTCGATCTCTACAAGCGGCTGGAGACAGAAACCGGCCTCGGCACCGGCTGGAAGATGAATGGCGGCCTGCGGCTTGCCTGCAACGAGGAGCGCTGGACGGAAGTCAAGCGCCAGGCGACCACCGCCCAGTCCTTCGGCCTTGAAATGCAGTTGCTGACGCCGCAAGAAGCCTTCGATCTCTGGCCGCTGATGACAATCGACGATCTGGTCGGCGCCGCCTTCCTTCCCACGGACGGACAGGCCAACCCTTCCGACATCACCCAGGCGCTCGCCAAAGGCGCCCGCATATCCGGCGTTTCGATCTTCGAGGACACCGAAGTTCTTGACCTCGACATCGACAAGGGAAAAATCCGCGCCGTCATGACCGCTGAGGGCCGTATCGAATGCGAGCGCGTCGTCGTCTGCGCTGGTCAATGGACGCGCGCCTTCGCTGCCCGCTTCGGCGTGAACGTGCCGCTGGTCTCGGTCGAGCATCAATATACTATCACCGAGTCCTTCGGTGTGCCCTCCAACCTGCCGACACTGCGTGATCCCGATCGCCTGACCTATTACAAGGAGGAGGTCGGCGGTATCGTCATGGGCGGCTATGAGCCGAACCCGATTGCCTGGGCGAAAGACGGGATCCCGCAAGGCTTCCACTACACCCTGCTGGACAGCAATTTCGAGCATTTCGAGCAGATCATGGAGCAGGCGCTCGGCCGCGTCCCGGCGCTGGAGAATGTCGGCGTCAAGCAACTGCTGAACGGACCCGAAAGCTTCACGCCGGATGGCAACTTCATTCTCGGCGAGGCGCCGGAGCTCAAAAATTTCTTCGTCGGCGCCGGCTTCAACGCCTTCGGTATCGCCTCTGCCGGCGGCGCCGGCATGGCGCTTGCCGAATGGGTGGCGAAGGGCGAGCCGCCCTACGATCTCTGGCCGGTCGATATCCGCCGCTTCGGGCGCCCGCATTTCGATACCGACTGGGTGCGCACCCGTACGCTCGAAGCCTATGGCAAACACTACACCATGGCCTGGCCGTTCGAGGAGCATTCGAGCGGCCGCCCGTGCCGCAAATCGCCGCTCTATGACCGGCTGAAGGCGCAGGGTGCCTGTTTCGGCGAAAAGCTCGGCTGGGAGCGGCCGAACTGGTTTGCCGATCTGTTCGCCAACGAGGAGCCGAAGGATATCTACAGCTACGCCAGACAGAACTGGTTTGAGGCCGCCGGCCGTGAACACAAGGCGGTGCGCGAGGCGGCGGTCATCTTCGACCAGACCTCATTCGCCAAATTCGTGTTGAAGGGCAGTGATGCCGAGGCGGCGCTGTCCTGGATGGCTTCCAATGATGTCGCGAGGCCTGTGGGATCACTCATCTATACGCAGATGCTGAACGACAGAGGTGGCATCGAGTGCGACCTGACGGTCGCCCGTATCACCGAGAACGAATATTACATCGTCACCGGCACGGGTTTTGCCACGCACGACTTCGATTGGATCGCACGCAATATTCCGGCCGGGATGCATGCCGAACTGGTCGACGTCACCTCCGCCTATTGCGTTCTGTCGCTGATGGGGCCGAATTCGCGAGCGGTGCTCGAAAAGGTGACCGGCAGCGATGTCTCCAATGCGGCCTTCCCCTTCGGCCGGGTCAGGACCATTGGCATATCGGGCTGCCCGGTGCGGGCATTGCGCATCACCTATGTCGGCGAACTCGGCTACGAGCTGCATATCCCGGTGGAATATGCAACGACGGTCTATGACGTGCTGATGGCAGCCGGCGGCGAATTCGGCCTCGTCAATGCCGGCTATCGCGCCATCGAGAGCTGCCGCCTGGAAAAGGGCTATCGCGCCTGGGGATCCGATATCGGTCCCGATCATACGCCTGTCGAAGCCGGCCTCGGCTGGGCGGTGAAGATCCGCAAGAACATCCCCTTCCGCGGCCGCGAAGCGATCGAACGGCAGCTCAAGGAAGGTGTGAAGAAGCGCCTTGCCTGCTTCATTCCAGACGATCCCGATACGGTGCTGCTCGGCCGCGAAACCATCTATCGCGACGGCAAACGTGTCGGCTGGCTCTCGAGCGGCGGCTTCGGTTATACGCTTGGGAAGGCGATCGGCTACGGCTACGTCCGCAATGCCGGGGGCGTCACGGAGGATTTCATCCTCTCCGGCAGCTATGAGCTGGACGTCGCCAGGGAGCGCATTCCCTGCAAGGTGTCGCTGGCGCCGCTCTACGATCCTGGTATGGCGCGTGTGAAGGCTTGA
- a CDS encoding choline/ethanolamine kinase family protein, translated as MTPEDRIHALGIWQGPIEISPISGGITNRNYLVSDAVARCVVRLGTDIPIHHIIRQNELAASRAAHAAGLSPAVIHHSPGVLVLDYIEARALSPEDIRTPEMLARIVPLVRACHHDIARHFRGPAMIFWVFHVIRDYAASLKESGSTYLSLLPELIAKAETLEKAAAPFEIAFGHNDLLAANFLDDGKRLWLIDWDYAGFNTPLFDLGGLASNNEFVQAAERTMLETYFDRPLTDELSRRYGAMKCASLLRETLWSMVSEIHSTIQFDYAAYTAENLGRFERAYQGFEQDR; from the coding sequence ATGACGCCTGAGGATAGGATTCATGCGCTTGGCATCTGGCAGGGTCCGATTGAAATTTCGCCGATATCTGGCGGCATCACCAACAGAAACTATCTGGTCAGCGATGCCGTCGCGCGCTGCGTGGTGAGACTCGGCACCGATATTCCGATCCACCACATCATCAGGCAGAACGAGCTTGCCGCCAGCCGTGCGGCGCACGCCGCCGGCTTGTCGCCCGCCGTCATCCACCATTCGCCCGGCGTGCTGGTGCTCGACTATATCGAGGCGCGGGCGCTGTCGCCCGAGGATATCAGGACGCCGGAAATGCTGGCCCGGATCGTGCCGCTGGTGCGCGCCTGCCACCACGATATCGCGCGGCATTTCCGCGGCCCGGCGATGATCTTCTGGGTCTTCCACGTCATCCGCGACTACGCCGCCAGCCTGAAGGAGTCGGGAAGCACCTATCTTTCGCTGCTGCCGGAGCTGATTGCCAAGGCCGAGACGCTGGAAAAGGCCGCAGCACCGTTCGAGATCGCCTTCGGCCATAATGATCTTCTGGCCGCCAATTTTCTCGATGACGGCAAGCGGCTCTGGCTGATCGACTGGGATTATGCCGGCTTCAACACGCCGCTGTTCGATCTAGGCGGATTGGCCTCCAACAATGAGTTCGTCCAAGCTGCCGAGCGGACGATGCTCGAGACCTATTTCGATAGGCCGCTGACCGATGAGCTCAGCCGGCGCTACGGCGCGATGAAATGCGCGTCGCTGCTGCGCGAGACGCTGTGGAGCATGGTTTCGGAAATTCATTCCACCATCCAATTCGACTATGCCGCCTATACCGCCGAAAATCTCGGGCGTTTCGAGCGCGCCTATCAAGGCTTTGAACAGGATCGATAA
- a CDS encoding ABC transporter substrate-binding protein yields the protein MTLRVNRRNFVAGGAALLSLSALGTSALAQEKRLRLLWWGSQPRADRTNKVSQLYQTKNPGTSITGEFLGWGDYWPRLATQVAGRNAPDVIQMDYRYIVQYARRGALAPLESYMPAKLNLDDFDKAQIEGGSVDGHLYGVSLGANSAATVLNTTAFKEAGVDLPTQATTWDEFARMGAEITKAGKRKGMFGIADGSGAEPLFENWLRQRGKALYTADGKIGFGVEDASEWYDMWAKFREAGACVPADIQALDKNDIETNTVSLGKSAAGFAHSNQFVAYQAMNKDKLALTNYMRVKPDSKGGHYRKPSMFFSVSAQSKAIDLAVDYVNFFVKNPEAVLLLDVERGIPESAAMREVVATKLDENGKVALAYVSGLGDLAGKLPPPPPAGAGEGELMLRNIAEQVGFGQLSPADGGKQLVTEITQILARG from the coding sequence ATGACTCTGCGTGTAAACAGACGTAATTTCGTGGCCGGAGGCGCAGCACTTCTGTCGCTCTCGGCGCTCGGCACCAGCGCCTTGGCCCAGGAAAAGCGCCTGCGTCTCCTGTGGTGGGGCTCGCAGCCGCGCGCCGACCGAACCAACAAGGTGTCGCAGCTCTATCAGACCAAGAATCCCGGCACGTCGATCACCGGCGAGTTCCTCGGCTGGGGCGACTACTGGCCGCGCCTTGCGACCCAGGTCGCGGGCCGCAATGCGCCCGACGTCATCCAGATGGACTATCGTTATATCGTCCAATATGCACGGCGTGGCGCGCTCGCCCCGCTCGAATCCTATATGCCGGCCAAGCTCAATCTCGACGATTTCGACAAGGCCCAGATCGAGGGCGGCAGCGTCGACGGCCATCTCTATGGCGTCAGCCTCGGCGCCAATTCCGCCGCGACGGTGCTCAACACCACCGCCTTCAAGGAGGCCGGCGTCGATCTGCCGACGCAGGCGACCACCTGGGATGAATTCGCCCGGATGGGTGCGGAGATCACGAAGGCCGGTAAGCGCAAGGGCATGTTCGGTATAGCCGACGGCAGCGGCGCTGAACCGCTGTTCGAGAACTGGCTGCGTCAACGCGGCAAGGCGCTCTATACCGCCGACGGCAAGATCGGCTTCGGTGTGGAGGATGCATCGGAATGGTACGACATGTGGGCCAAGTTCCGTGAGGCGGGCGCCTGCGTTCCCGCCGATATTCAGGCTCTCGACAAGAATGATATCGAAACCAACACGGTTTCGCTCGGCAAATCGGCCGCCGGTTTCGCCCATTCCAACCAGTTCGTCGCCTATCAGGCAATGAACAAGGATAAGTTGGCGCTCACCAATTACATGCGAGTCAAGCCGGATTCGAAGGGCGGCCACTATCGCAAGCCTTCGATGTTCTTCTCGGTCTCGGCCCAGTCGAAAGCAATCGACCTAGCCGTCGACTACGTCAATTTCTTCGTCAAGAATCCAGAGGCAGTGCTGCTCCTGGATGTCGAACGCGGCATTCCGGAATCGGCGGCCATGCGCGAGGTCGTCGCGACGAAGCTCGATGAAAACGGCAAGGTGGCACTGGCCTATGTCAGCGGTCTCGGCGATCTCGCCGGCAAATTGCCTCCGCCGCCCCCGGCTGGTGCCGGTGAAGGCGAGCTGATGCTGCGAAACATTGCCGAACAGGTCGGTTTCGGACAGCTGTCTCCCGCCGATGGCGGCAAACAGCTTGTCACTGAAATTACGCAGATTCTCGCAAGAGGCTGA
- a CDS encoding TetR/AcrR family transcriptional regulator, with amino-acid sequence MNDSGGNREKKQARRPSTERTAQRDPERTRAAILEAATREFAENGMGGARVDAIAERAGTNKRMLYHYFGDKEQLYLKVLEEAYVGIRTAERALHIGDRSPEEGIGELALFTWRYFLQHPEFLSLLGTENLHRARWLRQSIRLKELHSHLIGELSQVLEQGKKQGVFIETADPLHVYLTIASLGYFYLSNQYTLSTIFGRDLIEPAHLNAWERHIVHVTLASIKR; translated from the coding sequence ATGAACGACAGCGGGGGAAACAGGGAAAAGAAACAGGCCCGGCGACCGTCGACAGAACGGACGGCGCAACGGGATCCGGAGCGGACACGCGCCGCGATCCTTGAAGCGGCAACCCGCGAATTCGCCGAAAATGGCATGGGCGGAGCCCGCGTCGACGCCATTGCCGAACGGGCCGGCACCAATAAGCGCATGCTCTACCACTATTTCGGCGACAAGGAGCAGCTCTACCTCAAGGTGCTCGAGGAAGCCTATGTCGGCATCCGCACAGCCGAGCGCGCGTTGCATATCGGCGATCGCAGCCCCGAGGAAGGCATTGGCGAGCTGGCGCTCTTCACCTGGCGTTATTTTCTCCAGCACCCGGAATTCCTAAGCCTGCTCGGCACCGAAAACCTGCACCGCGCCCGGTGGCTGCGTCAGTCCATCCGGCTCAAGGAACTGCATTCGCACCTGATCGGCGAGCTTTCCCAAGTGCTCGAGCAGGGCAAGAAGCAGGGCGTTTTCATCGAGACCGCCGATCCCCTGCATGTCTATCTGACGATCGCCTCGCTCGGCTATTTCTATCTCTCCAACCAGTACACGCTTTCGACGATCTTCGGCCGCGATCTGATCGAGCCGGCTCATCTCAATGCCTGGGAGAGGCATATCGTCCACGTCACCCTCGCCTCGATCAAGCGCTGA
- a CDS encoding ABC transporter ATP-binding protein — protein sequence MATSVVLQKVEKRYGAMDVIHGIDLTIDPGEFVVFVGPSGCGKSTLLRMIAGLEEISGGALLLDSERMNEVAPAKRGIAMVFQSYALYPHMSVYKNLAFGLETAGYKKADIQPKVKRAAEILQIEKLLERKPKALSGGQRQRVAIGRAIVREPRIFLFDEPLSNLDAELRVQMRVEISRLHRQLGNTMIYVTHDQVEAMTMADKIVVLNSGRIEQVGAPLDLYNNPANRFVAGFIGSPKMNFLKARIEGVGDAETSIHVCGNSVRLPRRLKGEAGEAVTFGIRPEHLSLAEGAITLSTVNVDLVENLGGATMLYTTTPDGQLLTIALDGQQKVERGANVKTFFDPARCHVFDAAGKTI from the coding sequence ATGGCAACCAGTGTCGTTCTTCAGAAGGTCGAGAAGCGCTACGGCGCGATGGATGTGATCCACGGCATCGACCTCACGATCGATCCCGGCGAATTCGTCGTTTTCGTCGGTCCCTCCGGCTGCGGAAAATCGACCCTTCTGCGGATGATCGCCGGTCTCGAGGAAATATCAGGCGGCGCGCTGCTGCTCGACAGCGAGCGCATGAACGAGGTGGCGCCGGCCAAGCGCGGCATCGCCATGGTCTTCCAGTCCTATGCCCTCTATCCGCATATGTCGGTCTACAAGAACCTCGCCTTCGGCCTGGAGACGGCGGGTTACAAAAAGGCAGATATCCAGCCGAAGGTCAAACGCGCCGCCGAAATCTTGCAGATCGAGAAGCTCCTGGAGCGTAAGCCGAAGGCGCTGTCCGGCGGCCAGCGCCAGCGTGTCGCGATCGGGCGCGCCATCGTGCGCGAACCACGCATCTTCCTGTTCGACGAACCGCTGTCGAATCTCGATGCCGAGCTACGCGTGCAGATGCGCGTCGAAATTTCCAGGCTGCACCGGCAGCTCGGCAATACCATGATCTATGTCACCCATGACCAGGTCGAGGCCATGACGATGGCCGACAAGATCGTCGTCTTGAATTCGGGTCGCATCGAGCAGGTCGGTGCGCCGCTCGACCTCTATAACAATCCCGCCAACCGCTTCGTCGCCGGCTTCATCGGCAGCCCAAAAATGAATTTCCTGAAGGCTCGCATCGAAGGGGTCGGCGACGCCGAAACCAGCATTCACGTCTGCGGCAACTCCGTCCGCCTGCCGCGCCGGCTGAAAGGCGAGGCCGGCGAGGCCGTCACCTTCGGCATTCGCCCCGAGCATCTTTCTCTTGCGGAGGGTGCGATCACGCTCTCGACGGTCAATGTCGATCTCGTCGAAAATCTCGGCGGCGCCACCATGCTCTACACTACGACGCCGGATGGCCAGCTCCTGACGATTGCCCTCGACGGCCAGCAGAAGGTCGAGCGCGGCGCCAATGTGAAGACCTTCTTCGACCCGGCCCGCTGCCACGTCTTCGACGCCGCCGGCAAGACCATCTGA
- a CDS encoding carbohydrate ABC transporter permease yields the protein MTETTASVTAARPPSDITKRSLPASLVVHALLIAASLLMLYPLLWMVSASVRPENEIFSSTSLIPSSIDLSSYVRGWTGLDVSFGRFFWNSLVISVLVVTGNVIACSLTAYAFARLRFAGRNFWFAIMLGTLMIPYHVTLIPQYVLFLDLGWVNTILPLVVPKFLASDAFFIFLMVQFFRGIPRELDEAAMMDGCSAWRIYWKIMLPLSLPVLATAAIFSFIWTWDDFFGPLIYLNDMNTYTIQLGLRTFVDSTSASDWGGLFAMSTLTLVPVFFFFLFFQRLLIEGIATTGMKR from the coding sequence ATGACTGAGACGACCGCTTCCGTCACCGCGGCCCGGCCGCCATCGGACATTACCAAACGCAGCCTGCCGGCCTCGCTCGTCGTCCACGCGCTGCTGATTGCCGCCTCGCTTCTCATGCTCTATCCGCTGCTGTGGATGGTTTCGGCATCGGTCAGGCCGGAAAACGAGATCTTCTCATCGACTTCGCTCATCCCGTCGTCGATCGATCTCTCCTCTTATGTGCGCGGCTGGACCGGGCTCGATGTCAGCTTCGGCCGGTTCTTCTGGAATTCGCTCGTCATCTCGGTGCTTGTCGTGACAGGCAATGTCATCGCCTGCTCGCTGACGGCCTACGCCTTCGCGCGGCTGCGGTTTGCCGGCCGGAACTTTTGGTTTGCGATCATGCTCGGCACGCTGATGATCCCCTATCACGTGACGCTGATCCCGCAATATGTTCTCTTCCTCGATCTCGGCTGGGTGAATACCATCCTGCCGCTCGTCGTGCCGAAGTTCCTGGCAAGTGACGCCTTCTTCATTTTCCTGATGGTGCAGTTCTTCCGGGGTATTCCGCGTGAACTCGACGAGGCGGCGATGATGGACGGCTGCAGCGCCTGGCGCATCTATTGGAAGATCATGCTGCCGCTGTCGCTGCCGGTGCTGGCAACGGCCGCCATCTTCTCATTCATCTGGACATGGGACGATTTCTTCGGCCCGCTGATCTACCTGAACGACATGAACACCTACACGATTCAGCTCGGCCTGCGTACCTTCGTCGATTCAACCAGCGCATCGGATTGGGGCGGCTTGTTCGCCATGTCGACCTTGACGCTCGTGCCGGTGTTCTTCTTCTTCCTGTTCTTCCAGCGCCTGCTGATCGAGGGCATCGCCACGACGGGCATGAAACGCTGA
- a CDS encoding Gfo/Idh/MocA family protein, with amino-acid sequence MARLGIILHGVTGRMGYNQHLVRSILAFRDQGGITLKSGEKLEIDPIIVGRNGAKMEELAKKHNIKRWSTDLDAALANPDDTIFFDAGTTLMRAELLSRALDAGKHVYCEKPISDNLQVAIDLARKARRSGLKHGVVQDKLFLPGLRKLALLKDSGFFGKILSVRGEFGYWVFEGDWGVPAQRPSWNYRKGDGGGIILDMLCHWRYVLDNLFGEVKAVSCLGATHIPRRIDEQGKPYDCDTDDAAYATFELEGGVIAQVNSSWAVRVRRDDLVTFQVDGTHGSAVAGLTKCWSQHRVNTPKPVWNPDQPQTIDFYKTWDEVPDTQAFDNGFKAQWEMFIRHVVEDAPWPYGLEAGAKGVQLAELGLKSWAERRWLDVPALEF; translated from the coding sequence ATGGCACGCTTGGGGATCATCTTGCACGGCGTCACCGGCCGCATGGGTTACAACCAGCACCTGGTTCGCTCTATCCTGGCCTTCCGCGACCAGGGCGGCATCACGCTGAAATCGGGCGAGAAACTCGAGATCGACCCGATCATCGTCGGCCGCAACGGCGCCAAGATGGAAGAGCTCGCGAAGAAGCATAACATCAAGCGCTGGTCGACCGATCTCGATGCCGCGCTCGCCAATCCCGACGACACGATCTTCTTCGACGCCGGCACGACGCTGATGCGCGCCGAGCTTCTGTCCAGGGCGCTCGACGCCGGCAAGCACGTCTATTGCGAAAAGCCGATTTCCGACAATCTGCAGGTGGCGATCGATCTCGCCCGCAAGGCGCGCCGCTCCGGCCTCAAGCATGGCGTCGTGCAGGACAAGCTCTTCCTGCCGGGCCTGCGCAAGCTGGCGCTGCTCAAGGATTCCGGCTTCTTCGGCAAAATCCTCTCGGTGCGCGGCGAATTCGGCTACTGGGTGTTCGAAGGCGATTGGGGCGTGCCGGCGCAGCGCCCCTCCTGGAACTACCGCAAGGGTGACGGCGGCGGCATCATCCTCGACATGCTCTGCCACTGGCGCTACGTGCTCGACAATCTGTTCGGCGAGGTCAAGGCCGTCTCCTGCCTCGGCGCCACGCATATTCCGCGCCGCATCGACGAGCAGGGCAAGCCCTATGACTGCGACACCGACGATGCGGCCTATGCCACCTTCGAACTCGAAGGCGGCGTGATCGCGCAGGTCAATTCCTCCTGGGCGGTGCGCGTGCGCCGCGACGATCTCGTCACCTTCCAGGTCGACGGCACGCATGGTTCGGCCGTCGCCGGCCTGACGAAATGCTGGAGCCAGCACCGCGTCAACACGCCGAAGCCGGTGTGGAACCCCGACCAGCCGCAGACGATCGACTTCTACAAGACCTGGGACGAGGTCCCGGATACGCAGGCCTTCGACAACGGCTTCAAGGCGCAGTGGGAAATGTTCATCCGCCATGTCGTCGAAGACGCGCCGTGGCCCTACGGTCTCGAAGCCGGCGCCAAGGGCGTCCAGTTGGCCGAACTCGGCCTAAAATCCTGGGCCGAGCGCCGCTGGCTCGACGTTCCCGCCCTGGAGTTCTGA